Part of the Thunnus albacares chromosome 11, fThuAlb1.1, whole genome shotgun sequence genome, TGCCTCTGGtcttttttattagtttaaGTTTAAGCCAATCCCAAACCATTGCTACAATAAAGAAAGAATGATCTCCATATTTTGGATAACGTTACATTCAACATCTAATTATAGTGTTCACTTGTATGAATAGATGTAACAGCTTTAAAAGGCTTTTATAACATATTGTAGGTACAATGAAAAAtcatttgaagaggaaaaaaaactcatcttAGTTGTAATGAATTAAGAGGTCATTTAGTTTTGTCGGTGATCagttatctgtgtgtgtgtgtgtgtgcgtgtaccaTGCACAGACAGCTCTTTCCATCGATCCTTGTTGCTGGCAATGACACCAGAAAGGTGGAGCCTCAGAACTGGCAGGTTGATGGCCATTAGGGAAAagtccatctgtccatcatcACTGTTCCCATGGCGACCACTACTATGTCTCTGCACAGACTCCACGGTAACTGAACCACTTCCTGTTAGACTGGAAAAGAGCAGCATTATAGACCAGGAGGCCAGTTGAAttcaaaatcagtttaaatcaaaatatttatttaaaatgattaatgttTTATCAGGTTTCTACCAGTAGAAACTCAGAGAGGGCCTAAGATAAATCAAAATCTATCTGTAGTAAGTATTACTTctcattttatgtttatatatatatttattttttatagtcTAAAAATCATTTGCTATGAAATGAATATGTTTCTAATTCAAAATTAACTTTCTAACCACTGCAATTTGTCTGTATTGgaaaaatcaaacacaataacaaacctCCCTGTGTACCCCCCAATCAGGGTCTTACTTTTGGCTAGATACCAAGTAAAAAGTAATTGCTCCTTCGTAAAAGTTAACAAGAACTTGGGACGACTGAACTTAAATGAAAACTAATTTCGTGAAGACTTGGAGAGATTTGGCTGGCTGGAGATGTTTGGACTCAGTGCTACTCATGGTTTTAGCTGGCTGCTGAAGTTTCGGAAAGTGTGTGTGACCTTTTGTCATCTGTTCCTTTCACATCAAGGCAGACCGGTGAGtcagttttaatttgtttagcAGCTAACTaacaaattgtttgttttcaaaattaGGAAAATACTGTCATGGCTGTGTTTATTGTAATTCTACAAtactaaatactaaatactTGAGGGCCCTTGTCCAGTGGTACCGCTGGATTCGGTTAGCAGTGCATACAACAAACTCTCTGTGATtacattctgtgttttttactgAATTGCACCTTGGGGGTTGTAGTGATGTCCACAAGAATCAGATATGAACACAGTTGCTCATCTTTTGTATTAAGGATtaaaccaggagagtttcatggcTTGACAGTTGAACCAGTTCCAATTTAGAAAGGATTTGTAATACCCAACCTTAAATCCAATACACTCATGGAGTGTGCTGAAATCCCCCCAGTAGTAGCAGTACTGCTAGTGGTACCTGgacctcctgtttccagtctccCTGGCCTTCCTGTCCTCTTCTATCAGAGGACCAATCACCTTTTCTGTTGTGTCGATCAGAACACTGAAGGTCGGCTCCACAATGAAGTCTATGAAACCTGCAAGCAGACAGAGATATGGGCAGATGggatggagagaagagagaaagaatggtAGGAGGAGGAAAAATAGAAAGATAAGATAGTTAAATATTAGTTCCTCTTCTTGTCTTGTCACTGGTCTCTGGTAGGCCTCATATGTTACTTGTTGATCGTACTTCTCATCTGTGTTACTTTTGGCTGATGGTTGTTCTTACCTATCTGTGATTGGGCAATCATGGTAGCTTTGCGGTcgcagagaggagaaaaaggaaggcCAAGCTCCACCTCTTTATCTCCCTGGAaaatcacacacagtcacagtcacaatGGTGAGATGGGCAtggtgtgtgtaattgtgtgtatttgtgtgtgtgcatgtgtgtgtgtgtacctgtcgaAAGAACTCCTCCATCAGACTGTGAGTCCAGCGGTAGTGCAGTGGCCAGGCTTTGGCAGGATGACTGATGTCTGCAGCATGAAGCATCAGAGACAAAACCTTCACTTTGTCTatactggagagaaaaaaagatcatttaatTGAAAAGTCATTCATTAATAAATCAGTAATTAAATATAGtaagaaaagcaacatttcTCATGAGTGTGACTTTGAAAACAGGAGAATGTCTTATTTAACCTTCAATTTTGAGCTAAAATGGTTTAGTGAATGCGACACTGCATGTTAGGGTTAGGCAGTgttgtgtcttttattttgtattttgattgaGTGTGCAGAGTGAATAATTCTCCATACAGCGGGTCCTGCAGCAACACAAGCAGAACCAGCATGTCAACAGGCCGGTGACGGCGTCTTCCAAGCGTGAGCTGAGAAGCGGAACAGATGCCCCCCTACACTTCGACTCCCACAGGactgacagagagggaaagctGGACAGACCAGTGTGGTTCACCAGCCTGCTGAAACTTATGTTGGCCATTTCACCAAAGTCCCACTGATGATCTGGTCATCTTCATCAGATGGACCAGCCTCACACAGTCTGCCTCTATTGGGCTGGCTGAAAGAATGCAGTGCGTATGTCTGTAATTATGGACTCAGAACTACATTCTACTAAAAGCTACAACCAGGGCTGCcaagtttatttttgttcataataaaatgttttattcataattattCATGGTCAATTTACCCACTTGACCTCTCTCTGGCCTTATGAACCAACATCTTTTTCAtacaactttttctttttgctaatttgtgtttattgggtAGCATTTTTGATATACACTCATAACACTCATactacacatatttttcttcaaaacaggATAAAAAAGATTTATGCCCCTCACTATGGGCActtggttatgttttaaaatgagggagcaaacttggaaagatacataacTGGCAAGGAGGTCTGGGGATCCTCCCCCAGAAAGAAATTGTAATttaaacaaatttcctgcatttctgcACCACCTAAactcttggattaagtcaagaaacagccacctgcactagtctagattagttagattgagggtgctatgaaaaccaggaatgcatcaagaacagtatataattgTGTGGATATGggcaggaaatgattattataaGAAaggctatttcatatttaaaattatatttctaaaaacattatgtagccttAAATGGTAGTTGGTTGCAGGCTACTAGGCAATCTTCAAGGTTGTGCCTTAAAACCGTTTAACGCACATCTACAAGTTGATTATCCTGCTTATACTGTGGTCATTtgccaacaatataaaaaataaaagcattcaCAAATTTTTGGTGAATATTTTGCACTCAATCCAATCCAAAGGTTATGAAGCAAATGCtttctgttgtcatgacaacttgccACACTGTACTCGCTGCCAGCCTGAACTGAGGCATAAAATTCACATAAGGTGTCATTAAGCATAACTGCAGAATATGTCTCCGAATCAGTGTTCCTCTCAGTATATGAACAAAGTCTCTCAGTATATCAACTGCCCATTCTGTtgccttttttgtattaatctcatccttctcttcctctatcaTTTTAAGCTCTTCAGGTATCAGTTCCTTGTGTCATTTTTCGCTTGGTTTCCTTCTTTGcttctctatttctttttcctctgctgcatcccattcttcaaaacttcataacaagtaagctttgacagctgtgctctttaATGTCGCTATGGTTACGGGTTGGGTACTGGATGAATTAAACTTGAGCCAAACTAAGTGTGCATTAAACGGTTTTAACACACACCttctggccaatcagaaaagagtattcATCCAGACCGCAGTATAAACAATGTTAAAGCTGAGAGTTGCTATTCTCAGTACTCACAAGGCCATCTTCAAAGTCTAACAATtgcaacaaagtacaaacaATTAGGATGAATGAAATGACCTCATAACTAACCCTAAAAACCTACTACTGAGCGTCCCcgtaaccatagtaactcacTCTCACTCCTGCCTGCGTGTACACAGTgcaagaagagaggaagagactgCGCTGCTGCCAGAAGAGCTGCTGAcgctgactgagattactctgagtagcatgcatgggaataaattacagtataatagatttgtttatatttgtcaCTTTCCCCCTGATGGTCTGAATAACTTGGTGCTGCATGGTGCTGCTGTTGCACTTTGCTGCTGTGTCTTGTCTGTCCGTGCGCTGTCAATGTCCTCTCTTCACACTCTGGCGTTATTAGTTTTTCAATTTGTTTGTCACTGTATGAGGCTGACGCGTGTTATGGAAATGCACTTCAGCTACTTCCGCATGTCCACTCCCTGTTTTGATGAGCTGCTGCATCGCATTTAGCCATGCATAGAACATGCACAGCAGCCTGGTCAGTTTGCAATAGAGACTGGCTGTAACTTTGAGGATCCTTGCATCTGGCAACAGTGAGAAAAGTGTTGCTGCTAGCTACCAATTAGGATCAGCGAAGGTGTCCTTAATTGTGTCCAAGGTGTGCAAGGCCATCTGGAAGGCGCTTTGTGTCTGTACCAACAGCCAGAGAGTGGACCAACATTGCCTGTGATTTCTGGAGAGTGTGAAACTTTCGAAACTTCATAGGACCCATGGATGGAAAACACGTAGAGCTCAAAGCGCAAGGAGTGACTATTTTAATTATAAAGGAAATCACTCCTTGTGCTTTTGGCTGTCTGCAATGCCGAGTATCACTTCAGCAAGTGTACATTGGTGTGTATGTATACATCCCACCCATAAAAACCAAATGCCCAGCCAGTTACTTTCCTCTGGCGCAGGGACTATCACtgacctgtgtgtctgtgtcagggTGTTCCTCATGGTCTTGATCTGCTGGAAGTGACAGGACATGTCTGTGGACATCACCATCTCTATCACCAGAGCCCTCAGCTCCCTGTCAATAATCAATACACACAATGAAGATAATTAGTCACCAGGTACACAAGTATCAACTTATCAGTAATagcatatctgtgtgtgtctgtgtgtatgtgtgtgtgtgtgtgtagcgcATGTGTCGGTGTTCTGTGTGTAGTTGCCTGCCAGAAACACTGTCAGAGAAACGCTTGTCTTTTATCCAGtttttagacacatttttacaatatacTTTTTacatcttggttgtttttaactcttttaaccggatgaaggattttagtcatcggacgcCTGGATTTTAAGTTGTCAGAGAGACAGTGGCTGAGTGAAACTGTACGTCTGTGAGGGAGAGACATATTCCCTACCATGACGTGTGTTGACTGTCGCCAACTCCAAAAGCAAACAGGAGTATCACTCACATCAAAGAGGACATGTGTCAGACTATCAGATGAACTAAAACAGAAGGATATTCTCTTGTACAATTACATTGATACTGCCTCTGTTCTGTCAAAAAAGATAACTGTGACAAGCTCAGCTGTTTTAGACACTATCCTGTGGGACACTTCGGTGTGACCAAGTTCATCCTCCTGCTTGACCCCGAACTCCCAGGTCACTTGGCCCGAAGTGGTGGTAAGAAACCGCAAGAAGAGCAGTCTCCAGGTGATCTTACCTCCAGCTCTCTACCTCTTGAACCCCTACAGAGCTCTAGCTGTGGAAGCTCCGGTCCACCCAGCCGATatattgctgctgctgatgcaggCTGTCCCGCTGCTGGTGCAACTGCTGTGGTAGCCACATCTGTGGCTGCCCGTACTCTGTCCAGTCTCACCCTCGCTGCCTTGGGCTGTGTTGCGGGTGCTACTCCAGTGTCTTCAGCCATCACCACAGATGTCCCACTAATGGCCATCACCACTCCTGTGGCTGCTACATCCATCCCTGCTGCAGATGCGCCAGCTGCATATCTGGCTTAAAGGACTGTACTGTGCAATGGGAATTCCTTTTGTGGATAACTTCCCTGCTTTTTGGAAGCAACCCGACCTCTTTGCAGAAGCATTGCCAAGGTCAAACCTTTTTTAATCCAGAGAGATGCTGAAATGCATGcattcatgcttttatcactAGCCATTTAGACTACTGTAATTCCCTCTTTACTGGATTACCTAAAAAGTCTGTAAGAAATCTACAGCTAGTTCAGAATGCTGCAAACAGATTCTTaactaaaataaagaaaatggatcACATCACCGCAACGCTTAAGACACTGCACTGGCTACCTGTATCTTTCAGAAATGagttcttttacttgtttataaagctttaaataacTTTGCTTCTCCTTACATCAGAGATGCCATATCATTAAGGTCCTCCACTGCATCTCTTTGAAATGTTCCTTATGTGACCCATAAAAGTACTGCTGAGGCTGCCTTCTGTTTTTGTGGAAGACACTGCCTCTGGATATTAGAGTGGGAAGCTCTCTCAgtatttttataaaatgaaatcaaTTTTTAATCTGGCTTTCAATTTTAATTTGGAGTAATGTTATGGCTTTAACATTAGTTTTTCAGTTGTGATCActggtttttatatcattttatccctagtgtttatttcattgacttttaatctattttattctttttgaaactttattgttttattgttgtaatgTTAAGTCTTgcaaatttgtatttattgtcgcctattttgcttttctttattttgtgtgtctgtgtgtttgtccgGGTTGTTTTAATCCTGATATGTAAAGGTACCATATAAATAAAGCTGAGTTGagtgtgtgggtatgtgtgtgtgtgtgtgtgtgtgtgtgtatgtgtgtgtgtgtgtgtgtgtgtacctccaGTCGTCCTTGTTCAGGTTGACCATGATGTTCATGTCCTCCTCTGCCATCAGCCTGTATGCGGCGCTGACGTGATGGTTCTCCAGCACTGACCTGTCGTTGTACAGAATGGCCACCTCTgacctgacagacagacagacataacaTCCAATCAGATTATAGATATAGTTTGATCATTTGGtttaccttttttgtttttttctgactaCAGGCAAAGCCAAAGGATCAAATGGTTTGGTCCAGAGCAACATATCATAGCAACTAGCTGTCCAgaattatttagtttttactgGTGcaatatcacaaaacaaaacacataagaCAAtgagaaaggagggaaaaacagcaaaacagctTATGACATTGacacaatatactgtagtcACAGTGAAGGTGTGGGAGGCTACAAGATAAGTTGTGGTGGCGTGTTTGAGTGGTATGTGTCGTGTGTGATTGGGGttagtatgtactgtatgcatgtgtgtttggatatgaGAGGAGAGATTAATAAGTTATAGCTAAGAGAGAAAAAATCTGTTCtaagaaaataaacaaggaTAGGAATGGAAAGtaaaaagaacaggaaaaatCATAATATGAATCATAGTAATAATGGGAGGTGAAGGCAAGCTGGGTCTGAAGTTGCAAAACAAGCCCTCAGCCACGGAGGTGGCAGGCAGGCCCAAGAGAAGATAGCAGGAGCAGgacagcagagagctgctgctggttgtgtttgattttcttttcctttttcaatcCAACCAGCCCATTATTTGTCCatcctttcatttttaaattgttttttacttctcttttttttcttctcagtgaGAGTTCATGACCAGATATCCAGATTTACATGAACTTTATTGGACATTAGCTTGACCTGAAAGATATATCTCAAAACCTGAATGACCTAAATAACATTATAGAAAAGAAGACTAAGAGTATTTTTGAGTCTGTGGTGCTcattgtaaagaaaaacaaacctttttatagatatataaaaatattggacaaaatGCTGCATTACAGCAGCCATGGTCACTGTCATTACTAACGTGTGGTTTGTCCAGCTGCCTGTTGTtcaaatgttatgttatgtctcGTCTGAATTATGTGACTGATAAAATGCCAAGCATGTTCCTGAAAATATTCAAAGTTACAGAAatattaatgtgatttttacTGATGGGGAAACTTAACATGTGCACAATAGTACCATCTAATAAGCTTTAAAAGTACTGTGCAGCACTGTGGTATTGTagaatacacacaaagacacacacagagcagtacCTGGTGTGGATGTGGAAATTGTTGGTGGTTCCTGTGTGTTCGAAGTCATGAATTGCTGCAGCAAAAACCATCGCAAGAATCTCCAGCTCACTGAGCCAgtgctgcacaaacacatacacacacacacgcacacacacacgcacacacacattgttagTTGTGAAAAAAATTGTTAAACTGTTTAAACTGTGCTGAATGAAGCTCAATGTTGAAATGCAACAAAAGTGTGTATTGTGGCTGAGCGGTTCTATAATGTGTTGATGGTTGTTCTGTGATCATCATGTGTTAATGCAAAAGTATCAAGTTCAGTGTTAGTTGGTTACAATATGATATGATTCAATTATATGctggcagtggtggaagaagtgttcagattctttacttaagtagaTAATGCttgtaaaaaatacaatatatgatAGAATAAAATACCATGGAACAATCTGCaatgaaaaaaagtataaaaaagtactcagtgtttttttgtataatatcataatatacatttttattggattattactactgattattattatttctgatgtgttttttgtgcgtgtgtgttaccATGAGCCCGGTGTGCAGCATCAGGAAGTGGGCGGTCTGAGTGACATCAGCGGCGTGGATCAGGTTGTGATAGGGGTTCTTGTGTTTGCTGTAGCCATTCTCCAGAGCTTCAACAAACTGCACCAGAGCCTGTACTGGGATCTGAACACAGGACTACAGGTAGCACAGGTACCACAGGTAGTACAAGTACTGTAGGTACTACACATCTAGTAGCCCAGCTGcctctgacattttttattcaaaaatgaaaggaaacatgACAACAACTTGTAGTTTTTGAATGTcagtttttgtatggattaaacaaataagacatGATGTGTTAATTCGTGAGATTTAGAGGTGCTGGCCGGCAGATTTCTTTacatttggacagagccagactaacTGTTTCCCACTGTTTCTAGCCTTTAAACTAAGCTAACCTAATCATCAGCTGGCTGAGAGTGAaattgattttctcatctaattctcagaAAGAAAACGAATAAGtgtatttaccaaaatgtcaaactattccttaaaaAAACCCAAGAAGAATCTTCTCAGTTGAAGACTGTAGGTTTACACTTTAGAGGATAAGGccaatgttatttttatgtctttttttttagatcaacAATTTCCCTGAAAATACAATGCGATATAGCTTGTCTCTGTGCCAtagttgtccaaaaactgtgaaaactcCACTATATAAATGGATCGAAAGAATACATGTAATATGAATGTATGAATTAACCCACAGAAAATCtcaaactctgcagctctgttggAGTTTCTTAGCCCCTGAACCTGTTCATTAAGAAATCTGCTCACCTGTAAACTTAACCCCACCCTCCCTGAATTTAGGCCCCACATGTGTTAAAGATAAGAAGCTGTGTGTACCCTGAACCTGTTGATGAGGTCATAGCGGGTCAGCAGGTCATAGACCAGGAACTTGAGGGCGTGGTCTCCAGTGGCCTCGTGGAAGGAAAAAACATCAAACGACCACTGATCCACTTCCTGAAAAACAACCAGTAATACTGTAAGTCAGTAAAATCAACCTTATCATCTGATACACCAACATCCAATAACACCTATTATGGGACAGTCCAGTACAGATACAACAAGTAACTCTGAGATCAAGCTGTCTGGTCCTGCTCATTCAGTCTGATGCAGTGTTGTGCACCTTTTGACCAGTAGAGGGCAGTGTGCTAATAATATTTTCTCATGttgagaggaagacaaacagtaTGACCAATTAAATTCATAATTCTAATCATTCATTGGTTCATGATTACACTTTAAATGGGTGATGTGTTTTATATCGTGAGAGAAGCATACATGAGAATAATTATGGTGATTATTATAGTAATTGAATTTTTTGTCTGAGTTTGTACAGGAAGCCCTGAGGGGAAATAAATGTCATCACCTTTTCCACCTCCTCCctttctgtctcctcctttgcttcttcatctcttcaaTTTCTTCCCTTCCCCCACCTTCCCTGcccttcctcctttttcttttacctcCTTTTAGTCTCTGCATTTTCCAGTCCTTCTGTATCTCTTCTTTTCCCACTTCACCTCATCTGTTCCCTCTTTACCCACTACTTTCCTCCCCTTGCTTCTCCTCCTGGTTTCTGACTTTTCCTTCTCTGCCTCTTCATTTCCTTTCCTAtctccttttttcctcccctacctcctcctttccttcccttcttcctccttccctcttctACTTTCTCCTTTTTCGTCTCTATGttttcctgtcctcctcttttccttctttacCCCGCCTTCCTTTCCCAcatcctcctttctttcctgtGCTTTCCTTTCTTTATCTACCTCCTCACTTTCTGCCATACCTTttaatacttattttatttttctgttgcttCCTTCCTTACCTCCTGCTTCCTTTTcattcctctttttctcctctacTTCCTAATTTCCTTCCTTAAGAGTTCCAGGAGCTCATCAGGGTTTTTAAAAGAATACAATCTTTTGAATTTGGGTATGAGAAAACAAACCTGTCCCTCACCACAGGTACAGTACAGActtcaaagaattgattttattagattttttctGACTTCTAATCAAACACAGGGTTAAAAGAATGAAACGATGTCACTTCCTGCTGATGGGACTGCGGCAGTAAAACAGTTTTTACCTTCAGAGCCGTTAGAGCTGTGGGAGGATAGGTCAGACCAGCCATGTTGGATGTCCGTCTGTACATcctgatgtcacacacacacacacacacgcacgcatgcacacacacatgcacacacacacacacacacacataaaaatatcatataCAAATCACATATAGATGCAGACAGTTGCATGGATATAAACACTGCTCACACAGACCTCCAGCCACCCTCCTCCATAGTTTGTGACTAGGATGGATAGTTTGTCGCCATGGTAACCATGCTCTAAACACACAGTGAGTGATGCTTGGGGCCGATGCAGCAGATATTTTTTGATTTCATGCGTCATTAAGCTGCAGCAGATGAACTGATATCTTTCTATCACTCAAGGCCATTTACAGTCTAATGATATTGGACTTCAGTTTCCCTGTGATGATCTCCATCTCCAGCTTGCCCACACACTAACATCATTACACTTCTTGTTCAACCTCGTAATCATATCTTCAGTGAGGTCGACCGGATGTTCTGATGTTTATTTTCAAGAATTTGAtgattgttttctgttctgttctcagACGCCCCAGATTTCTGCAGAGGATAAACATAACTGAGCTGACTGAACATTTGAAAGTGTTTCTCTTTAGTTTTAGACAATCAGCAGACTGGACATTCAGAAGTTATAGAATTTCCCCTGTTATTGACATAATCCACTACATGGCTATGTAAACCATAattattaatctgctgctatgaCAGCCTTCTGGTGTCAGACTTTCCAGCAGGTGTTAGAACTTCCCATGCAGACACAAGAGCATCAGCAaagtccaacactgatgttgggtgaacGGCTCACAGTCGGTGTTCTAGCTCATCCTAAatgtgttggatggggttgaggtcagggcttgCAGGCCGGTCaagttgaaacaggaaagggccAAACCCAAAATAAAAGTTGGAAGAAgactattgtctaaaatatcattgtatgctGTAGCAATAAGATATCAGCTGGAACTAAGGAATCCAACCCAAACCATGAAAAGTACCACAAGGTACACAAGACTATGTGGGCAGAGGTGTTCgtatacttttggccatatagtgtaTGCAATTAAATCACAAATATGTATATTAGTCTCATTTAGCAGACAAAGTCTAGAAAGTTAACAATTTTAcaattgtttttgtatgtataaaaaacttattgtgtgtctgtattgaATGTCTTATGTAAACATGAATTTATCAGTATTCATTTctcaaaaaaagtttctgactttttttattatcatttttccCCTTTACAGTACAGGACactgttttcagtattttctgtttgtgtatgtagtaaaatgaaaaacatttttgaatatttatacTTCATGATAATTTGGTACTGTTGCTTTAAGAGTGAAAGTGTGTGACGCTTGACATGTTAAAGTATGCTAACAAAGTAAGGCTGTGTTTAAATCTTCCTCCCTATTTTAAAGTGTATTTGTGGTCAGTTAAATCCATAGTTAGGTTAGTTTCATCAGCTGGTTAACTGTTAACAGAGCCTGAAGCATGAGTGCTGTTGCCTTGGTTACCTACAGTTTAACATACACTGAACACTGATTTAGAAAAGAGATTTACAAAGATACACTTGACCGGAAGTATGTTTGTGAAGGCAATATGTATGTGATTATAATTTTAGCAGACaccaccagccaatcagaatcagCACCAGTTAGAGAGCTTGTTTGCTGGCATAGCTGTGGAGGCATATGGATTTCTTACCATATTCTTTCATGTGCATTTATTCTCATTCTACAAAAGCCTGCAGAAATATGTGTTGTTCTCCTGCACAGCTGAATCTGGCAGCAGCAATGTTTACCTTTCTACAAATATCCCAGCTTGCACTGCATGCACAATGCTCCTGAATCTTGGCTTCTCCTCAGGACGACGCTTGGCCACGCCCATCCTCCTGCTGAAGGTGCATGCTAGCCAATCACGTACTTCGCTGGGCACCGATTCCGCCTGTAAGTCACTGAGCTCGTCCTCAGTGTCCAACAGACGCCTGCAGAGCAGAAAGAAAGCAGTCACAGCTTGGACAACCAGTGACAAGGATTTATTTTCTATACATCCGTCCGCCAATCCGTCTCACTTGGTCTCATCAGTGTAAACAGCATCCAACATGGCAGCAGCGAGCTCCAGGTTCCTGCGGAGCTCCTGCAGGTCCACAACGCCACGGTCCATCTGCTCCATGACCCCCTTCaacctgaaaacacaaacaaacacagacagaacatACATGTGCTCagttaatgtactgtatattagaGGACAGATAAcaagacacagaagaagacaaagacaacacaGACTGTACAGTCTTCTACAGTGACACAATACCGACTGTGCTATTAacttatttgttattttatcacAGTGGAGATACATTTGTTGGCTGGTATGATCGTTCAGTCCTACATCTTACTTGAGGCTGCACCAAATAGGTTTAacttaatttgatattttggcTAACTTGTTTCAGATCTAATCCAAGTGATTTGACACCAAATTTGAGACCTTTAGTTTTtaaaagtgaatgaaatgaCTATAAACACAGATAGAAACCCTTCTCCTCTCTTGCCAACTGTTAATATGGGTCAAAGGTATTCCAACAATATCTAAGGAAACAATAGAGGACAATCCTTGATTAACGAGTTGAGGCTAAATGAGGCGACACCTTGAGGCAACAACTTGAGCTGCTGCTCTACTCACATGCCATACTCCCCTTCCTGTAACATATATCCAACACACCCTTATAATCATGGTGGCGTAGTTTCAAAAGCCCCACCTTcaccccagcatccacctgtcGGTCTATCTTCCCCAATGGGGGAAAGTGAGTATTGTCGCTCTCCACTCTCTAATGTGCAGGATCAATGTTTCTTTGTTGGGAGCAACAAGGTCAGAGAGATGCCAAACACTAATGctgtacatattctacatttattatattaatctATTCCTTGTAAATTAGTTGACTGAAATGTGATGCTGACCACAGAAAAGCT contains:
- the pde1a gene encoding calcium/calmodulin-dependent 3',5'-cyclic nucleotide phosphodiesterase 1A is translated as MNEGVEELQLLEEVQEAEEQEQQEEDMQQQEGEREEVQQQEGEQEEVQQQEEEQEEMQQQEAEQEEVQQQEGEQEEVQQQEMHPEEVETTEGVQQEEEQQTAGVQQEEEQWLEEVQTEEMSQTEEVQWTEQEQQIEEVQHTEEVQDFVDALEQNQNNQVLIRLRGMQKYKNTSQRLKGVMEQMDRGVVDLQELRRNLELAAAMLDAVYTDETKRLLDTEDELSDLQAESVPSEVRDWLACTFSRRMGVAKRRPEEKPRFRSIVHAVQAGIFVERMYRRTSNMAGLTYPPTALTALKEVDQWSFDVFSFHEATGDHALKFLVYDLLTRYDLINRFRIPVQALVQFVEALENGYSKHKNPYHNLIHAADVTQTAHFLMLHTGLMHWLSELEILAMVFAAAIHDFEHTGTTNNFHIHTRSEVAILYNDRSVLENHHVSAAYRLMAEEDMNIMVNLNKDDWRELRALVIEMVMSTDMSCHFQQIKTMRNTLTQTHSIDKVKVLSLMLHAADISHPAKAWPLHYRWTHSLMEEFFRQGDKEVELGLPFSPLCDRKATMIAQSQIGFIDFIVEPTFSVLIDTTEKVIGPLIEEDRKARETGNRRSSLTGSGSVTVESVQRHSSGRHGNSDDGQMDFSLMAINLPVLRLHLSGVIASNKDRWKELSVHELANKEREDQEGVESNVNSDSQSHASPSHNVPDGHTSDQSQSLDGSPPDETNDKSPDHMSANHLTWNGVGPGEEKEEDDEVPENA